The DNA region CGCGACCGGCTCAGTGCCGACGACCTCGACCGGATCATGCAGCGCAACGGGCTCGACGAGCAGACCGCGCGGAAGATGGCAACGCATCTGCAGCCCGTGTTGGGCAATGGGCAGGCGGGCGTCGCGGTGCGGCGGGGGTATGCCGACGAGTGGACCCGGTCCGGGGAGGAACTGCGCTGGCTCGACACCACTCGCGGGCGGTTTCGGCTGGCGGGCGGGACGCTGACCGACTGGATGAGCGTCAACCCGTTCACCCGGGATGAACTGCGGTCGGAACTGCGGACGCTGGCGGGGGAACTTTGGTACTGATCGTCCACGCGGTTCGTGGAGAAGCGGCGAGTGCTTCCGCTACCGTGACGGTCGGAAGCGATGATCCGAAGGGGTGGGGATGATCGACCTCGAACAACTGGTGCGCCGGGTCACGGAGCAGGCCGAGCAGGCCGCCGCCGCGCGCGACGCGGCCGCCCAGGAGCGCAGGCGCAGGCGGGAGGTCGACGACTCCTACGTCAACGGCGGCGTCAACTGGAACGGCTACAGCCTCGAATCGCTGCAGCGGATGGTCGGCGACCAGGCCAACCCCAACCAGCTCGACATGCTCGCCGACGAGTGGGCCAAGCACGGCGAGCGGATCGAGCGGGCCGCGCGCGACCTGTCGCGCTCGCTGAACCGGCTGATGAACTTCTGGACCGGCGCCGCTTCCGAGGGCGCTGCGCGGACCGTGGTCTCCAACGCCGCGTGGGTCGCGGAGATGGCGGGCACCGCCAAGCAGATGGCCGACCCCATCCAGGACGCGGGCGGCGCGCTGCGTTCGGCGCAGGACACGATGCCGGGCAAGCCGAGCAGCGCGTGGTACGCCTCGGCGGGCGGCGGCGCGGCGGCTGGCTTCGCCATCGGCGGCCCGGTGGGCGCCGCGTTCGGCGCCGCGCTGGGCGGCATCGCCAGCGCGTTCGGCTTCGGCAGCAACAAGAAGAAGCTCAAGCGCAAGGCCGTGCAGACCATGCAGCGCTTCGAGGCCGCGGCCCTGGGCATCGACGGCAGCACCCCGCGCTTCGGCGGACCGGCGAACGGGGTCAACCCCGGCACCGGCCCCAACCACGGCAGGCCGCCGAGCACCGGCGTCCCCGGCCCCGGCGTGCACGTTCCCGGCGGACCGGGCCACCCCGGCTGGACCGGCGGCCCGCCGCCCACCAACGGCGGCGGCGTCAACGTCGGCACCACGCCCTCGTTCGCCCCGAGCTTCAACACCGGCTGGGAGGGCCGCTGGCAGGGCCTCACCGGCTTCGGCGCGGGCTCCGGCCAAGGTGCTCCCGGCGCGGGTGGCCTGGGCGGGCTCGGCACGGGCGCGTTCGGTGGCCTCGGCACCGGCGGACTCGGCGCGGGGCGGGCCGGACTCGGCGCTGGAGCCGGTGCGGGAGCCCGCGGCGGCGCGGCGGGCTCGGGCGCTGGTCGCGGCGGCGGGAGCCGAGGCGGCGCGGGTCGGTTCGGCCGGGCCAACGGATTCGGCGACGCCCACGGACGCGGCGCGGGCGGCTACGGCACGGGCGCTGGCGCGGGCAAGCGCGGCGAGGACGACGGCGAACACCACCGCCGCGTGCCGATCGAGGAAGACCCGTTCGCCATCACCGACCTGAAGTCCGCACCGCCGGTCATCGGCCTCTAGGGGGAAACACATGTACGTCGACGAGCCGAACCCCGGCAACTTCACCGGCACCAGCGGCTGGGAGGTGGACCCGGAGCAGGTGCGCGAGTTCGCCGCCGCCGTCGAGGAGGTCCGCGCCGACCTCGACGCGATCATCGCCGAGGTCGCCGACCTGTCCTCGCCCGCGTTCCAGCCGATGCTGGGCACCAGCCCGGTCGGCCAGGAGCTGTCGCAGAAGTTCACCGACCGCCTCACCTCCGAGGACGGCCTGCGCGGGCAGCTCGACGAGGCGCTCAAGCGGATGGAGGAGTTCGTCGCCAGTGCCGAGCGCACCGCGGCCGGCTACCAGGAGAGCGACGACAACGCGGCCCAGCGCTTCCCCAACGCCTGATGGACACCCGCACCGCGCTGCACCCGGTCGAGGTCGACCTGCTGTGCACCTTCGCCGAGGTCGAGGTTCCGTTCCCGATCGAGATCCCGTCGGCGGGCCAGACCGACATCGAGCGCGGCGTGCTGTTCAGCGGTGCGGCCCAACAGCTCCGCGACCGCGGACTCGCCGACGAACGCGGCCCGCTCGACGTCGCCGAGGAGTTCGTCTACCTGCTGCGCGCCTGCACCGGGGTCATCGATCTGGTGCTGCGCAAGGCGGACAGCACACTCGGGGTGGCTGTGCTGACCGCCCAGGACGAGGCCCTGCTGGTCATCCAGGACAGCGCCGACCCCAACGGCATGGTGCGGGTCCAGGCCGCCACCCTCGATGATGCCCTCGGCAGGCTCGACCGCTTGGTGCCGCGCGTTGACGCGACGATGTCGACGCCGTTCAGTTTGCCCAAGCGGGCGCTCGAGAACGCTTTCGACGCAATGCTTTCCCGCATGCCCGAGAACGGCGCCGAGCCGAACCCGTTGTCACAGAACGAGATCGACGAGCTGCTGCGCTCCCACGGCATCGACGACCGGGCCGCCCGCCGCATGATCTCGTACCTGCAGCCGGTGGAGGGCAGCGGCCAGATCGGCACCGCCCGGCGGGATGACACCGAGGACCAGTGGCACCGCGTCGGCGACGAGATCCGCTGGATCGACACCCCGCGCGGCCGGTTCCGCTTGGCGGGCGGCACGGGCGAGGACGCGGACTGGATGAGCGTCAACCCCTTGGGGTCGGAGGAACTCCGCTCAGCCGTGCGCGTCCTCGCGGGCCACGTCCGGCGCTGACCGTCAGGTGGGGGTCTCCGCTATAAGCACGGTCACCACCGCGATCCAGGTGAGAACCGTTGCGAGGAGCCAGAACTTGAGATTGGTCAACAGCCGGGTCATGGGGGAACCTCCCTTGCGGGGCACGAACGGGGGGACCTGTGTTCTTCGCTGGACGCCGGGGAAAGGCCTCCAGCTAAAGCCATCGGTTCTTGCGGAAGATTCGATACAGCATCAGACACGCAACGAAGATCACGATCATGACCAGCGGATAGCCGAACTTCCACTTCAGTTCCGGCATATAGTCGAAGTTCATGCCGTAGACGCCGACGACCATGGTCGGGACGGCGATGATCGCCGCCCATGACGTGATCTTGCGCATGTCGGAGTTCTGCTGGAGTGTGATCTTCGCCAGCGTGGCGTCCAGCAGCGTCGTGAGCAACTCGTCGAATGCGGAGACGCGCTCGGACACCGTGGTCAGGTGGTCGTCGACGTCGCGGAAGTAGGACCGCACCTCGTCGGGGATCAGCGGCGAGCAGCCCTCGGCCAGCCGCCGCAGCGGGTTGGCCAGCGGCATGACCGCGCGCCGCAATTCGAGGATCTCCCGTTTCACCAGATACATCTGTTCGGCGCTGATCGGGCTGCGCGGGGCGAACACGGCCTTCTCGATCAGGTCGATGTCGGTCTCGAAGGCCTCACTCACCGCGAGGTAGCTGTCGACGATCAGGTCGGCGATGCCGTGCAGCACCGCGGCGGGGCCCGCGCTGAGCCGTTCCGGTGCCAACTCCAGCCGCTCGCGCAGCTCGTGCAGGCCGGAATGCTTGCCGTGGCGGACGGTCACGATGTAGTCCTTGCCAAGGAACGCCATGATCTCGCCGGTCTCGACGA from Alloactinosynnema sp. L-07 includes:
- a CDS encoding WXG100 family type VII secretion target, which produces MIDLEQLVRRVTEQAEQAAAARDAAAQERRRRREVDDSYVNGGVNWNGYSLESLQRMVGDQANPNQLDMLADEWAKHGERIERAARDLSRSLNRLMNFWTGAASEGAARTVVSNAAWVAEMAGTAKQMADPIQDAGGALRSAQDTMPGKPSSAWYASAGGGAAAGFAIGGPVGAAFGAALGGIASAFGFGSNKKKLKRKAVQTMQRFEAAALGIDGSTPRFGGPANGVNPGTGPNHGRPPSTGVPGPGVHVPGGPGHPGWTGGPPPTNGGGVNVGTTPSFAPSFNTGWEGRWQGLTGFGAGSGQGAPGAGGLGGLGTGAFGGLGTGGLGAGRAGLGAGAGAGARGGAAGSGAGRGGGSRGGAGRFGRANGFGDAHGRGAGGYGTGAGAGKRGEDDGEHHRRVPIEEDPFAITDLKSAPPVIGL
- a CDS encoding ESX secretion-associated protein EspG; this encodes MDTRTALHPVEVDLLCTFAEVEVPFPIEIPSAGQTDIERGVLFSGAAQQLRDRGLADERGPLDVAEEFVYLLRACTGVIDLVLRKADSTLGVAVLTAQDEALLVIQDSADPNGMVRVQAATLDDALGRLDRLVPRVDATMSTPFSLPKRALENAFDAMLSRMPENGAEPNPLSQNEIDELLRSHGIDDRAARRMISYLQPVEGSGQIGTARRDDTEDQWHRVGDEIRWIDTPRGRFRLAGGTGEDADWMSVNPLGSEELRSAVRVLAGHVRR
- the corA gene encoding magnesium/cobalt transporter CorA, whose product is MPAIPSLGGRKNRPPARTLPPIPVPLSAYVVDCAVYIDGKRLPGRWSHTDAVAEVRERDEGFVWIGLHEPDAEQIQGVAETFGLHELAVEDAVHAHQRPKLDRYEDNLFVVLKTVRYVEHESPTTANEIVETGEIMAFLGKDYIVTVRHGKHSGLHELRERLELAPERLSAGPAAVLHGIADLIVDSYLAVSEAFETDIDLIEKAVFAPRSPISAEQMYLVKREILELRRAVMPLANPLRRLAEGCSPLIPDEVRSYFRDVDDHLTTVSERVSAFDELLTTLLDATLAKITLQQNSDMRKITSWAAIIAVPTMVVGVYGMNFDYMPELKWKFGYPLVMIVIFVACLMLYRIFRKNRWL